The Oxyura jamaicensis isolate SHBP4307 breed ruddy duck chromosome Z, BPBGC_Ojam_1.0, whole genome shotgun sequence genome window below encodes:
- the HSPB3 gene encoding heat shock protein beta-3 produces the protein MAEAVIRHWVETPVRYQEQFAAQELEAHKLDHSLYALPGPSTAALSNRRRMVESTTGAESSGQEQGNTGFQVLLDVVQFRPEDIIIQTFEGWLLIKAQHGPRMDEHGFISRSFTRQYKLPDGVENKDLSALFCHDGILVVEMKNPVGMNFEPCP, from the coding sequence ATGGCAGAAGCTGTTATAAGACACTGGGTGGAAACTCCTGTACGCTATCAAGAGCAGTTTGCTGCCCAGGAGCTGGAAGCACACAAACTGGATCACTCTCTGTATGCTTTGCCGGGCCCTTctacagcagcactgagcaaCAGAAGGCGAATGGTGGAAAGTACAACTGGGGCTGAGAGCAGTGGCCAGGAGCAGGGAAACACAGGCTTTCAGGTCTTGCTGGATGTCGTGCAGTTCCGCCCTGAAGATATCATCATTCAGACTTTTGAAGGCTGGCTCCTGATCAAAGCTCAGCATGGACCCAGGATGGATGAACATGGTTTCATATCGAGAAGCTTTACCAGACAGTACAAATTGCCTGACGGAGTGGAGAACAAAGATTTGTCTGCGCTCTTCTGCCATGATGGCATTTTGGTTGTTGAAATGAAGAACCCGGTGGGGATGAATTTTGAACCTTGTCCATAG